One Mauremys reevesii isolate NIE-2019 linkage group 5, ASM1616193v1, whole genome shotgun sequence genomic window carries:
- the RNF4 gene encoding E3 ubiquitin-protein ligase RNF4 isoform X1, whose amino-acid sequence MVSVPLTFFCILYSRNTMSTMQRKRRGGAINSRQTRKRNRLVASATEMASEAEPIELEESAGEEVVDLTCESSEPVVVDLTHNDSVVIVEENQRQQRNLGLRSQRQSDSCVLSSDDEDESRDNDVYVTNKVSGDLGTLEDETASSRPSGTVSCPICMDGYSEIIQSGRLIVSTKCGHVFCSQCLRDSLRNANSCPTCRKKLNHKQYHPIYI is encoded by the exons ATGGTATCTGTACCTCTtacttttttctgtattttatatTCAAGAAACACCATGAGCACA ATGCAAAGAAAACGTCGTGGAGGAGCCATCAATTCTAGGCAAACTCGAAAACGAAACAGACTGGTAGCTTCAGCTACAGAAATGGCTTCAGAAGCAGAGCCAATAGAACTTGAAGAAAGTg CTGGTGAAGAAGTAGTAGATCTCACATGTGAATCTTCTGAACCTGTAGTAGTTGATCTAACTCACAATGATTCTGTTGTG ATTGTTGAAG AGAATCAACGTCAACAGAGAAATCTAGGGTTAAGAAGCCAACGGCAGTCTGACAGCTGTGTATTAAGTAGTGATGATGAAGATGAATCAAGAGATAATGATGTATATGTAACAAACAAGGTGTCTGGAGATTTAGGAACACTGGAGGATGAAACTGCAAGTTCAAG gCCTTCAGGTACCGTTAGTTGTCCAATTTGCATGGATGGATACTCAGAG ATTATACAAAGTGGACGACTTATCGTGTCAACCAAATGCGGCCATGTCTTCTGTAGTCAGTGCCTCCGTGACTCCCTTAGAAATGCTAACTCTTGCCCAACTTGTAGGAAAAAACTCAATCACAAACAGTACCATCCAATTTATATCTAA
- the RNF4 gene encoding E3 ubiquitin-protein ligase RNF4 isoform X2: MQRKRRGGAINSRQTRKRNRLVASATEMASEAEPIELEESAGEEVVDLTCESSEPVVVDLTHNDSVVIVEENQRQQRNLGLRSQRQSDSCVLSSDDEDESRDNDVYVTNKVSGDLGTLEDETASSRPSGTVSCPICMDGYSEIIQSGRLIVSTKCGHVFCSQCLRDSLRNANSCPTCRKKLNHKQYHPIYI; this comes from the exons ATGCAAAGAAAACGTCGTGGAGGAGCCATCAATTCTAGGCAAACTCGAAAACGAAACAGACTGGTAGCTTCAGCTACAGAAATGGCTTCAGAAGCAGAGCCAATAGAACTTGAAGAAAGTg CTGGTGAAGAAGTAGTAGATCTCACATGTGAATCTTCTGAACCTGTAGTAGTTGATCTAACTCACAATGATTCTGTTGTG ATTGTTGAAG AGAATCAACGTCAACAGAGAAATCTAGGGTTAAGAAGCCAACGGCAGTCTGACAGCTGTGTATTAAGTAGTGATGATGAAGATGAATCAAGAGATAATGATGTATATGTAACAAACAAGGTGTCTGGAGATTTAGGAACACTGGAGGATGAAACTGCAAGTTCAAG gCCTTCAGGTACCGTTAGTTGTCCAATTTGCATGGATGGATACTCAGAG ATTATACAAAGTGGACGACTTATCGTGTCAACCAAATGCGGCCATGTCTTCTGTAGTCAGTGCCTCCGTGACTCCCTTAGAAATGCTAACTCTTGCCCAACTTGTAGGAAAAAACTCAATCACAAACAGTACCATCCAATTTATATCTAA